The Chiloscyllium plagiosum isolate BGI_BamShark_2017 chromosome 43, ASM401019v2, whole genome shotgun sequence genome includes a window with the following:
- the LOC122543337 gene encoding ras-related protein Rab-5B isoform X2: MASRGVSRPNGQSQTSKICQFKLVLLGESAVGKSSLVLRFVKGQFHEYQESTIGAAFLTQSVCLDDTTVKFEIWDTAGQERYHSLAPMYYRGAQAAIVVYDITNQETFARAKTWVKELQRQASPNIVIALSGNKADLANKRMVEYEPRSCQRPNFRMPVEPPAVTEVWISMNSLSRTRASVVATKQTMKGACSKLTTAHSITS, encoded by the exons ATGGCCAGCAGGGGAGTATCCAGGCCAAATGGTCAGTCCCAAACCAGCAAAATCTGCCAATTTAAGCTTGTATTACTAGGGGAGTCAGCTGTGGGCAAATCCAGTCTTGTGCTACGCTTTGTTAAAGGACAATTCCATGAATACCAGGAAAGCACAATTGGTG ctgcATTTCTGACACAATCCGTCTGCTTGGATGATACAACAGTAAAGTTTGAGATCTGGGACACTGCTGGACAGGAGCGGTATCACAGTTTAGCTCCCATGTACTACAGAGGTGCTCAAGCTGCCATTGTGGTTTATGACATCACCAATCAG GAGACCTTTGCAAGAGCAAAGACATGGGTAAAAGAGTTGCAGCGACAAGCAAGTCCCAATATAGTTATAGCCCTGTCAGGAAACAAAGCTGATCTGGCTAATAAAAGGATGGTGGAATATGAG CCAAGAAGCTGCCAAAGACCGAACTTCAGAATGCCAGTGGAACCACCGGCCGTAACAGAGGTGTGGATCTCCATGAACAGTCTCAGCAGAACAAGAGCCAGTGTTGTAGCAACTAAGCAAACCATGAAGGGAGCTTGCTCCAAGTTGACAACTGCACATTCAATAACAAGTTGA
- the LOC122543337 gene encoding ras-related protein Rab-5B isoform X1, with protein MASRGVSRPNGQSQTSKICQFKLVLLGESAVGKSSLVLRFVKGQFHEYQESTIGAAFLTQSVCLDDTTVKFEIWDTAGQERYHSLAPMYYRGAQAAIVVYDITNQETFARAKTWVKELQRQASPNIVIALSGNKADLANKRMVEYEEAQGYADDNSLLFMETSAKTAMNVNDLFLAIAKKLPKTELQNASGTTGRNRGVDLHEQSQQNKSQCCSN; from the exons ATGGCCAGCAGGGGAGTATCCAGGCCAAATGGTCAGTCCCAAACCAGCAAAATCTGCCAATTTAAGCTTGTATTACTAGGGGAGTCAGCTGTGGGCAAATCCAGTCTTGTGCTACGCTTTGTTAAAGGACAATTCCATGAATACCAGGAAAGCACAATTGGTG ctgcATTTCTGACACAATCCGTCTGCTTGGATGATACAACAGTAAAGTTTGAGATCTGGGACACTGCTGGACAGGAGCGGTATCACAGTTTAGCTCCCATGTACTACAGAGGTGCTCAAGCTGCCATTGTGGTTTATGACATCACCAATCAG GAGACCTTTGCAAGAGCAAAGACATGGGTAAAAGAGTTGCAGCGACAAGCAAGTCCCAATATAGTTATAGCCCTGTCAGGAAACAAAGCTGATCTGGCTAATAAAAGGATGGTGGAATATGAG GAAGCACAAGGATATGCAGATGATAATAGTTTGTTGTTCATGGAGACATCTGCCAAAACAGCAATGAATGTTAATGACCTATTTTTGGCAATAG CCAAGAAGCTGCCAAAGACCGAACTTCAGAATGCCAGTGGAACCACCGGCCGTAACAGAGGTGTGGATCTCCATGAACAGTCTCAGCAGAACAAGAGCCAGTGTTGTAGCAACTAA